Genomic window (Nitratidesulfovibrio vulgaris str. Hildenborough):
CGAGGCGCTGCTGGGCCGCTACCGGCTGCTGACGCACCTCGACCGGCATCAGGAGGCGGCGGACACGGCACGTGAACTGGGACGGCGTGAGAGCGCGTCGCCGCTGCCCGTCCTGCTCGAAGCCGCCGCGTTCGAGCGCATGGGGCAGCGCCCGCAGGGCGTGGCCCTGCTCGAGGCGGCCCACCGCAAGAGCGGCGACCCCGAACTGCTGCTGGCCATGGGCGGTATGCTCGAACGCAACGGCGACGAGGCCCGTGCCGAGACCTGCTACCGCGACGCCCTCAAGGCGCGGCCCGACCATGTGCCCACCCTGCTGGCCTACGCGGGGCTGGACATGCGCCGCAAGGAGTACGCCAAGGCCACGGCCCTCTACGAGAAGGCCGTGAGCATCGCCCCCGACGACGTGGTGGCGCTGAACAACCTCGCCATGGCCTACCTCGAGAAGGCCAGCCGTGATGCGACGCCGCAGAAGGCCCTGCGTCTGGCGTTGCAGGCGTACACCCGCGCTCCCGACAACCCCGCCGTGCTCGACACCCTCGGCGTGTGCATGATGGCCAACGGACGTGCCGACGACGCAGCGCGCGCCTTCGGTCGTGCCGTGGTCGCCGTGCCCGGCAACCCGTCGCTGCGCTACCGCCATGCCGAGGCGCTCTTCAAGGCGGGCCGCAAGGACATGGCGGCTGAAGAACTGCGCGCGGCCCTTCAGACGCCCGACTTCCCCGAGGCGGCCAAGGCACGCGACCTGTTGCGCAAGACCGGCAACTGACGAGGTGACCCATGTTCAGGCATCCCCTCCTCCATCTGCTCGGCGATTCACTGCGTGTGGCGCTGGCACTCGGCATCGTGGCCCTGTGGCCGCTGTCGGGTGAACTGGCCATGCCGCCCGTGACGGACATGCTGGTGCTGGCCGCCGTGCTGCTGGTCTGCGCCGCCGTGACCGACGTGCATGAGCAGCGGGCAGGGGGGACGATGCCGGGCATCGGCGGTACGGTACTGGCGGTGCTGGCGGCGTCGGTGCTGCTGGTGCCGCTGCACGCCGAGGCGGGGGTGCTGTCGCGGCATGAGCTGACGGCCATGTGGGTGCTGCTGTGGTTCGCCCTGTTGCGGGCGGGCAGCACCGTGGCCGCGTCGTTCTGGCGGTTGTTCCCCTCGCTGGCGCATGGCGTGCTGGTGCTTGGCGACGACGAGGGCATCCGCACGGCGGCGGGCCTTGCCGAGGCCAGCGAAAGCCGCTTCAGGGTGAAGACCACGGTGCGCTGGCACTCGGGCCGCCCGGTGGGCACGGGGTACCAGGCGCAGCCGTCATCCGAACGGGCGCAGCCGTCGTCCGACCGGGCGCAGCCGTCATCAGGACAGGCGCAGCCGTCATCCGAACGGGCGCAGCCGTCATCAGGACAGCAGGCGTCGTCCGACCGGGCGCAGTCATCATGCTATCAGGCGCAGCCGTCAGCAGGACAGGCCTGCCAGACCCATCTCCGTGCGCAGGGTCTCGGGCTGCCCCACGACCCGCACTGCGCCGATGTCACGGGCGTCGTGCCGGATGCGTCGCACCCCGTTCGCGGTGCCATTCCCGGTTCCGTCCCCGCCACCGGTTCATGTGGAGACGACGCCGAATGGCTGGCGAACCTCGCCCGCCGCGAGAAGGTGCGTACCATCGTGGTCAGCCTCGCGGAACGTCGCGGCAGCTTCCCGGTGGACGCGGTGATGCGCTGCCGTCTGCGCGGGGTGCGGGTGCTCGACGCCTCCACCTTCTACGAGATGGTCACGCGCAAGCTCAACGTCGAGCACATCACCCCCGGCTGGCTCATCTTCGCCCCCGGCTTCGGCGGCAGCAGGCTGTGCGATGCCGGACGCCGGGCGGCGGACATCGCCCTCGCGCTGGTGGCGTCCCTTCTCGTCGCGCCCTTCATCCCCTTCGTGGCCCTTGCCGTCAGGCTCGATTCGCCGGGCCCGGTGCTCTTCCGTCAGGTGCGGGTGGGGCGGGGCGGCAGGCCCTTCACCCTCTACAAGTTCAGGACCATGCGGCAGGACGCGGAGAAGGACACCGGCCCGGTCTGGGCGCGGGCCAACGACAGCCGCGTGACCCGCTTCGGGGCCTTCATGCGGCGCTGCCGCATCGACGAGTTGCCGCAACTCTTCAACGTGCTGCGCGGCGACATGGGCTTCATCGGCCCGCGGCCCGAGCGCCCCGAGTTCGTGGCTGAACTGTCGCGCGAGGTGCCCTTCTACGAACAGCGTCACGCCGTGCGTCCGGGACTCACCGGGTGGGCGCAGGTGCGCTTCCCCTACGGGGCGAGCAAGGCCGATGCACTGGAGAAACTGCGGTACGATCTCTACTACATCAAGAATCGTGCCTTCATGCTGGATATGGAGATCATTGCAAGGACGTTTTCCGTCGTACTTTCAGGATCGGGAGCAAGGTAGTGAAAAGATTCGCAGTCATCATGTCCCTTGTCATGGTGCTCATGGGCGCCTCGGTCGGCTACTGCTTCGACTACATCATCAACCACGGTGACGGCATCAGCGTCAACGTATGGGGCGAGAAGGAGCTTTCGGTGAAGGTCACGGTGCGCCCCGACGGCAGGATAACCCTGCCCGGCATCGGTGACATGGACGCCGCAGGCCAGACCGCCGAACAGCTTCAGGCCAAGATAACCACCCGTTACGCCGAACTCGTGCGCAACCCGGTGGTCACCGTCAGCGTGGACATGTCGCAGAACAACAGCGTCATCGTGCACGGCCCCGGCGTGAAACCCGGCATGGTGCCCATGGCGGGCCGCACCACGCTGTTGCAGCTGCTCACCCGCATCGCCCCCGAAGCCACCGCCGACCTCGACGGTGCGACCCTCACCCGCGAGGGCACGGTGCTGCGCACGGGCTTCCGCGACCTCTACGAACGCGGCGCCATCGCCGACGACGTCGAACTCAAGCCCGGCGACCGGGTGTTCATCCCCTTCCGCGCCAAGTGGTCGGTCTATGTGGTGGGCGCGGTCAACGAACCCATGACCCTGACCTACCACGAGGGCATGACCCTGATGGAGGCGCTGCTGGCAGCCAAGGGCTTCACCCGCTTCGCCGACCGCAACAAGACGGAAGTGGTGCGCGAACGCGACGGACGGCAGGAGGTCGTGGTGGTGCGCGCGGGCGACCTCATCGACAAGGGCGACCTCACCCAGAACGTGCCGTTGCAGGCTGGCGACTACGTCATCGCCAAGAAGGGGCTGTTCTAGATGCGACCCGGAGGACGTGAACCCCAGCAGGCGCCGGGCCGCGAGTCCGGCAGCCTCGATGTCAGGCGTTACCTCGTGCTGCTGCGCGAGAGCATCGTGACCTTCTGCGCCATCGCCGTGGGGGTGACCCTGCTCGGTGTGGCGGTCAGCTATGTGTTGCCCAAACGCTACGAGGCGCACTCCTCCGTGTCGGTCGAGCAGAACGTGGTCAACGAACTGGTGAAGGGCATCGCCATCACCCCGTCGCTTGAAGCGAAACTGCGCATCCTCAAGGTGTCCATCCTGAGTCGCAAGATGCTGCTCGCCGTCATCCGCGACCTCGACATGGACCTCGGCAGGCAGGGCGAACAGCTTGAGATACTCATCGAGAACACGCGCAAGAACGTCGAGATCAGCTACGAGGAGAAGAAGGGTCTCTTCTACATCCGCTACCGCGACGCGTCGCCGGAACGGGCGCGTGACTTCGTCAACGCGCTCACCCGGCGCTACATCGAGGAGAGTACGGCCTCGAAGCGCGAAGAGTCGTACGAGGCCACGCGCTTCCTCTCCGACCAGATAGAGGTGTTCCAGAAGCGCATCGAGGCCGCGCAGAAGGCCATCGACGCCTTCAAGTCCGAGAAGGGCATGATCCTCAGCATGAACGAGAGCATCCTGCGCGAGGAGATCAAGGAGACGGAACACCGCCTCGAAGAGACGCGCATCCGCAAGAACGAGCGGCTGGCCCAGCTCGGCATCCTCGAGAAGGGGACGGGCGGCGGGCGGCTTGCCGAGAAGGAGGCGGCCTACAAGGCGCTTCTGGGAACCTACACCGCGCAGCACCCCGACGTGGTGCGCGCCAAGGCCGAACTCGACGCCCTGCGCGCCAGCGGGGGCGGGGGCGGCGGGCGCAAGGGCGGCGTCGACTACCAGCGCATCAAGGTCGAACTCGAATCGCTGAACGAGATAGAGCGCATCCAGCAAGAGCTCATCGAGAAGGACAAGCGCCTGTTGCAGGAACTGCCCGCAGTGCAGACCGAACTGCAGGCCCTGCAACAGGCCCGCAAGAACGAGACGCTCATCTACGAACAGCTGGTGACGCGCTACGGGCAGTCCGAAGTCTCGAAGCAGATGGAATTGCAGGACAAGGCCGTGAGCCTTCGCATCATCGACCCCGCCATCCTGCCCATACGGCCGAGCACCCCCAACAGGCCGCTCATCATGCTGGCGGGGCTGCTGCTTGGCGGGGCCATCGGCGCGGGGTGGGTCATCCTCTCCGACCAGCTGTTCCGCAAGCTGCGCTCGGTGGAGGACCTCACCGCCATGGGGGTCGTGGTGCTCGGCGCGTTGCCCCGCATCGCCTCGCCCGACGACGCGCGCATCGGGCGGCACAGGCAGGTCGCCCTTGCCATGTCGGTGACGGTGGCCCTGTTCGTGGTGGGGCTGGCAGCCGCGGAATACAGCGGTTTCGAGGCGTTCGACGGCGTGTTCGCCCGTGTGCGCAACATCGTCTCCAACTGGTTGTGAGGAGAAGGCCATGAGCAGAATCGAAGAGGCACTGGCACGGGCCGCCCGTGAGCGCGAGGCCGCAGACACCCTTCCCGGTGCGCCGGGTGCACAGGGCAAGGGCGGTGCCGGTGCTGCGCCTGAACAGCCCGTGGCCATGCCACGCGGTGTAGAGGCTGCCGTGGCCCGTGCCGACGACGCGCATGGCGGCCCCGCGCTTCAGGTCTCGCCGCCCGTGACACCCGCCGTGACACCCGCCGTGACAATGGGCGCGACGCCATCAGTGGCATCGGGCCCCCTGCATCGCGACACCGCACCGGGCGTCGTACCGGGAACCGCATCCGGTATCGCCCGTGGCAACAACGGCTACCGGGCCGTCGGCGCGGAGGGCAGGGCGGCGTATGCCGACTCGAAGCCCCGTCAGGTGACGCTCGACCAGAAGCTCATCGCCGCCTCGGGCTTCGACGACCCCATGAGCGAGGAATACCGCAAGATCAAGGGTCGGCTGGTGTCGCTGGCGCGGCAGAAGGGCATGAACCTGTTCATGGTCACGAGTTCCGTCATGGGCGAGGGCAAGACGCTGGTCTCCGCCAATCTCGCCATCAGCCTCGCGCAGGAATACGACAACACCGTCCTCTACATCGACGCCGACCTGCGCGCCCCCTGCGCCCACGGTCTCTTCGGGGTGGAGGCCTCGCCCGGCCTCTCCGACTGCCTCATGGACGGCATCCCCCTGCACGAGGCCCTCGTGCCCACGGGAGTGGGGCGGCTGTCGTTCCTGCCCGCGGGGCGGCAACTGCCCAACCCCGGCGAGTTGTTCGCCTCGTCGCTCATGCGCGACATGCTGCACGAGATGAAGCGCCGCTACGCCGACCGCTACGTCATCATCGACACCGCCCCGGCGCTGCCCTTCGCGGAGACGCGGGTACTCGGCCGCATGGTGGACGGCGTGCTGCTGGTGGCGCGCGAGAACATCGCCACGCTGAACGGCATCTCCAAGACACTCGAGGCCCTCGAAGGCTCGAACCTCATGGGCGTCATCTACAACGACGCCAGCCACCCCGCGTGGCCCAGTTTTCCCGGCTATGGCGACAGATACGGCACCAACCGCTACGCCTACGGTGCCCATCGCACCGGGCAGGGCCAGTGACGGAGGGCACGGTGTACACGGCATTCTTCGGCTTTCGGGTGAAGCCCTTCGACCTGCTTCCCAACCCCGACTTCCTGTACCCGAGTCGCGCCTACCGCAAGGCCTCGGCGTATCTGGAATACGGGGTGCGCGACCGTGCGGGCTTCATCCTGATCACCGGGGAGGTGGGCGCGGGCAAGACCACGCTCATCCGCAGCCTGCTCAAGCGCAGCCTCGGCGACGTGCTCATCTCCAAGGTCTTCAACACCAGCGTCGATGCCGAACAGCTGGTGGCCATGATCAACGACGACTTCGGCCTCGAGACCGACGGCAGGGACAAGGTCGCCATGCTGCGCGACCTCAACACCTTCCTCATCGAACAGTACGCCGAACGGCGGCGGCCCGTGCTCATCATCGACGAGGCCCAGAACCTCACCCCCGAGGTGCTCGAAGAGGTGCGGATGCTCTCCAACCTCGAAACGGACAACGCCAAGCTGTTGCAGATCATCCTCGTGGGACAGCCCGAACTGCGCGAGCGCATCCGTTCGCCGCAGCTGCTGCAACTGCGCCAGCGCATCCTCGTGCAGTGCCACCTCGAGCCGCTCACCCGCGAAGAGGTCGAGGAGTACGTCCTCTACAGGCTCGAACGCGCGGGCAACCGCGACGCCCTGCACTGGGAGGAGGGCGTGATGGCGGAGATGCACAGGGCCACGCGGGGCATCCCCCGGCTGGTGAACATCCTCGGCAGCTACGTGCTGCTCGACGCCTACGCGGCGGGACGGCGCAGCATCTCGCTGCCCGAGATGCTCGACCTGTTGCACTCCATGGATTTCGACCACCAGTTCTGGCCCACCGGGACGGAGACTGAAGGCGAGGCTGGCGACGAGACGTCGCCCGCCGTGACAGGGGCCAGCGCGATGACGGTGACGGGCGCAGCCGGGGGCAACGGCAGCCACGCGGCGGCAGCCGGAGCGCCTGTCGATATGACCCCCGCCCCCGTAGGCACTGCCGCGCAAGTCCCTGCGGGCGTCGCCCAGACAATGACGCAGACGCAGGCGCAGGCGACCCCGGCGATGCTCTCGCTGCTGCAAGGGCTCTCGCGCCGTGTGGGCGAGCTCGAACAGGCCCACGCCCGCATGGGCGAGAACGCCTACTTCGACATGCTCGAACGCCAGAACGAGCTCGAGCAGGTGCTCACGCGCATGGCGGAGAGGGTGGACAGGCTGCACTTCGCACAGGCGCAGCGACAGGTGCAGGTGCGACAGGAACAGGCCGCGCAGGAACGTCTGGCGGCAGAACGGGCCGGCAACCAGCGGGGCGGATGGCTGAGACGCTGGTTCGTGGGCGGCTAGCGGACGGAGACGGCACGAGGCGGCAGGAGACGGCGAAGGAACGGGCGACACGGTGCGCTGGCGGAGAGACCCTCGCAAGGGCCTTCGGGCTGGCATCCGGCGGAGACGGCCTCAGGGCCACCGGGCACGCACCACCGCAAGGCGCGGCGACAACGGCATCGAACAGGAGCGAAAGCATGACGGCACGGCGTTCGGCATTCCACGGGCACATGATGACGTGTCTTGCGGCACTGGGGGCTGCGGGTCTTCTGGCGTGCGCGGCGGGTAGCGCCGTGGCGGAAGAGACCTTCGAGGCGTCGTTCGGCCTTGGCGGCGAATACAACGACAACGTCACCGAACGCCGCAACGGCCCCGACGACTTCGTCTCGCACGTCAAGCCCGAACTCCGCTACAAGTACGATGCCGAGCGCGTGGCCGCGTCCATCAGGTACAAGGGCGACTACGCCTTCTACATGCAGGGCGAGTCCCCCGACGACTACAGCCATACCCTCGAGGCCAAGGCCCTGCTCGAACTGGCCGAAGAGCGTTTCTTCCTCGACATCTCCGAGAACCTGCGCCCCGTCTACCGTCAGGCCTCGCGCGGCGACCTCATCGAGGGCGACACCCGGCGCGACCAGACCGACCAGAACACCTTCGCCGTGTCGCCGTATCTCGTGTTCGGGTCGGGCGAGCGCGTCAGCCTGAAGACGGGCTACCGCTTCACCGACATCCGCTACGCCGACGAGACCGAACCCGGCAGCGGTTCGCGCACCTTCCTTCCGGGATGGAGCAGCGGCGAGACCTCGCTCAACCGCAACGTGAAGCAGCAGCACGACATCTTCGCCGACGGCGAATACGAGATGACCGAACGGGTGGCGCTGCTCACCGGCTACCAGATTTCGCGGCAGGAGTCGGAAGAGCAGCAGGACTTCACCCGGCACCGCCCCTATGTCGGCTTCCGCTACGAGTACATGCAGGACAGCACCCTCAAGTTGCGGTGCGGCCCCATGCTGACAGAGACCGACGACGGCGAGAGTTCGACCCGGTTCTACTACAGCGCCGACGTCGCCCACGCCCTCGGCAGGCACAAGCTCACCTTCCGCAGCGAGCGCGACTACACCGAAGACCCGCAAAGCGGCAGGAGCATCCTGCGCCAGATGAACACCGCGGGCATCCTCTTCGACTTCGACCGTTCGCGGCTGACCACCTCGATGGGCTACTCCGAGTACGACTCCACGCTGGAAGGCGGCGGCAACAAGTTCTGGCGCCCCGGCGTGAACTACTCCTACGACCTGACGGAACGCCTGAAAGCCAGCGCAGGCGCCACCGCCGAACTCGATGCCGGGTCGGATTCGGCGACCACGTCCGACCGCGTCTACCTCAACACCGGGCTCAACTACGAGCTCAGCGAGTCGTCGTGGCTCGCGCTGACCTACAGGTACAAGGCGGTGGACTCCAGCGACTCCGCCTCGTCCTTCAACGTCAACAGGGTCATGCTGGAATGGGGAATGACCTTCTGACGACGGCATGAACGCAAGGCCTACGGGCCACAAGCCTCTTGGGGAGGGGAACATGCGGAACGCACTTACCATCGACGTCGAAGACTACTTCCACGTCAGCGCATTCGAGAAGGCCGTCGACCCCGGACTGTGGGACTCGCTGCCGCAACGCGCGTTGCGCAACACCAACCACGTGCTCGACCTGCTCGACAGGTGGGGGCTGCGTGCGACCTTCTTCACGCTGGGCTGGGTGGCGAAGCGTCACCCCGAACTCGTGCGGCGCATGGCCTCGGCAGGGCACGAGGTGGCTTGCCACGGCTATTCGCACAAGCGCATCACCACGCTCAACCCCAGGGCCTTCCGCGACGACATCCAGCGTTCGCGGCGGCTGTTGCAGGACCTGTCGGGCCAGCCGGTGAACGGCTACCGCGCGCCCAGCTACACCATCACGCAAGACACCATCTGGGCCCTCGACGTGCTCATCGAGGAGGGCTTCACCTACGATTCGAGCATCTTCCCCATCAACCACGACATCTACGGCATGCCCGGCAGCCAGCGCTTCCCGCATACCATCACCCGTGAGGGCGGCGTCATCGAGGAGTTCCCGCCCACCACCTATCAGGTGGAGGTCATGGGTCGCCGCGTGAACCTGCCCGTGGCGGGCGGGGGCTACCTGCGCCTGTTGCCCGCCACGTGGGTGAGCGGCGCCTTCAGGCGGCTGAACGATTCGGGCAAGCCGTGCGTCCTCTACTTCCACCCGTGGGAGATAGACCCGGCGCAACCGCGCATCCGCGCCACGGCACGTTCGCGCTTCAGGCACTACCTGAACCTCGACTCCACCGAGTCGAAGCTGCGGCACCTGTTCTCTTCGTTGCGCTTCACCACCATGAGTTCGGTGCTCTTCGGGACGGTGGCCCATGTCTGACATGGAGGTCAGGGGCGTCGACCCCAACGCCCCGCAAGAGGCGGCCCTGTGGGACGCCTACGTGGCGGCCCATGCGGAGTCCACGGGCTATCACCGCATGGGCTGGACGCGGGTGGCGCAACGGGCCTTCGGGCACGCGGCGTATCCCCTCGCGGCCTTCGACGGCGGACGCATCGCCGGGGTGCTGCCCCTCGTCCACATCCGCAGCCGCCTCTTCGGGCGCTTTCTCGTCTCGCTGCCCTTCGTCAACTACGGCGGGCTGCTGGCGGACTCCGCCGAGGCGGCGCAGGCGCTCATCGACGAGGCCGAGGGCCTGCTGCGGCGCACCGGGGCGGGCAGCATCGAACTGCGGCACGTGGGGCCGCCGCGCCTCGGGCTTTCCGCCAAGTCGCACAAGGTGACCATGCTCCTCGACCTGCCGGACGACCCCGACACCCTGTGGCGCGGCCTGCGCGACAAGGTGCGCAATCAGGTGCGCAAGGCGGGCAAGTCGGGCCTCACCGTGGAACAGGGCGGCGCGGGGCTGCTTGGGCCGTTCTACGACGTGTTCGCCGTCAACATGCGCGACCTCGGCACGCCGGTGTACTCGCGGCGCTTCTTCGAGACCATCATGGACGAATTCCCCGGCGCCACGCGCATCGTCGCCGTGCGCGACGGAGACGCCGTGGTGGCGGCAGCCCTCTGCTACACGCACGGCAACACCTTCGAGGTGCCGTGGGCCTCGTCGCTGCGCACCCACCGTGACCGCTGCCCCAACAACCTCATGTACTGGCACTGCATGGAGACGGCGTGCCGTGAAGGGTTCACCGTGTTCGACTTCGGGCGTTCGTCGCGCGACAGCGGCCCGTGGCGCTTCAAGGCGCAGTGGGGCGCGCGCGAGGTGCCCCTCAGCTGGGAGTACCTGCTGGCCGATGGCGCACCCCTGCCCGACCTCAACCCGTCCAGCGCCCGCTTCAGCCTCGCCGTGCGGGTGTGGCGGCATCTGCCCGTGGCCCTCACGCGGTTCATCGGCCCGCACATCGTCAGGAGCATCCCATGAGCGTGTCCGACTTCTGCCGCCGCACGGGTATCTGCCCGCCCTACCGCCATCTGCCGCCCGGCGGCGTGCCGCTGCCCGTGGGCGACATCGTGGCGGCTGCGGGCACGGCCCTCGCGACAGGGTGGCAGCGTGCGTCCGGTGATGCTGCGTCCGGTGAT
Coding sequences:
- a CDS encoding TIGR03016 family PEP-CTERM system-associated outer membrane protein, with protein sequence MAETLVRGRLADGDGTRRQETAKERATRCAGGETLARAFGLASGGDGLRATGHAPPQGAATTASNRSESMTARRSAFHGHMMTCLAALGAAGLLACAAGSAVAEETFEASFGLGGEYNDNVTERRNGPDDFVSHVKPELRYKYDAERVAASIRYKGDYAFYMQGESPDDYSHTLEAKALLELAEERFFLDISENLRPVYRQASRGDLIEGDTRRDQTDQNTFAVSPYLVFGSGERVSLKTGYRFTDIRYADETEPGSGSRTFLPGWSSGETSLNRNVKQQHDIFADGEYEMTERVALLTGYQISRQESEEQQDFTRHRPYVGFRYEYMQDSTLKLRCGPMLTETDDGESSTRFYYSADVAHALGRHKLTFRSERDYTEDPQSGRSILRQMNTAGILFDFDRSRLTTSMGYSEYDSTLEGGGNKFWRPGVNYSYDLTERLKASAGATAELDAGSDSATTSDRVYLNTGLNYELSESSWLALTYRYKAVDSSDSASSFNVNRVMLEWGMTF
- a CDS encoding XrtA system polysaccharide deacetylase, with product MRNALTIDVEDYFHVSAFEKAVDPGLWDSLPQRALRNTNHVLDLLDRWGLRATFFTLGWVAKRHPELVRRMASAGHEVACHGYSHKRITTLNPRAFRDDIQRSRRLLQDLSGQPVNGYRAPSYTITQDTIWALDVLIEEGFTYDSSIFPINHDIYGMPGSQRFPHTITREGGVIEEFPPTTYQVEVMGRRVNLPVAGGGYLRLLPATWVSGAFRRLNDSGKPCVLYFHPWEIDPAQPRIRATARSRFRHYLNLDSTESKLRHLFSSLRFTTMSSVLFGTVAHV
- a CDS encoding XrtA/PEP-CTERM system-associated ATPase translates to MYTAFFGFRVKPFDLLPNPDFLYPSRAYRKASAYLEYGVRDRAGFILITGEVGAGKTTLIRSLLKRSLGDVLISKVFNTSVDAEQLVAMINDDFGLETDGRDKVAMLRDLNTFLIEQYAERRRPVLIIDEAQNLTPEVLEEVRMLSNLETDNAKLLQIILVGQPELRERIRSPQLLQLRQRILVQCHLEPLTREEVEEYVLYRLERAGNRDALHWEEGVMAEMHRATRGIPRLVNILGSYVLLDAYAAGRRSISLPEMLDLLHSMDFDHQFWPTGTETEGEAGDETSPAVTGASAMTVTGAAGGNGSHAAAAGAPVDMTPAPVGTAAQVPAGVAQTMTQTQAQATPAMLSLLQGLSRRVGELEQAHARMGENAYFDMLERQNELEQVLTRMAERVDRLHFAQAQRQVQVRQEQAAQERLAAERAGNQRGGWLRRWFVGG
- a CDS encoding FemAB family XrtA/PEP-CTERM system-associated protein → MSDMEVRGVDPNAPQEAALWDAYVAAHAESTGYHRMGWTRVAQRAFGHAAYPLAAFDGGRIAGVLPLVHIRSRLFGRFLVSLPFVNYGGLLADSAEAAQALIDEAEGLLRRTGAGSIELRHVGPPRLGLSAKSHKVTMLLDLPDDPDTLWRGLRDKVRNQVRKAGKSGLTVEQGGAGLLGPFYDVFAVNMRDLGTPVYSRRFFETIMDEFPGATRIVAVRDGDAVVAAALCYTHGNTFEVPWASSLRTHRDRCPNNLMYWHCMETACREGFTVFDFGRSSRDSGPWRFKAQWGAREVPLSWEYLLADGAPLPDLNPSSARFSLAVRVWRHLPVALTRFIGPHIVRSIP
- a CDS encoding TIGR03013 family XrtA/PEP-CTERM system glycosyltransferase, producing MFRHPLLHLLGDSLRVALALGIVALWPLSGELAMPPVTDMLVLAAVLLVCAAVTDVHEQRAGGTMPGIGGTVLAVLAASVLLVPLHAEAGVLSRHELTAMWVLLWFALLRAGSTVAASFWRLFPSLAHGVLVLGDDEGIRTAAGLAEASESRFRVKTTVRWHSGRPVGTGYQAQPSSERAQPSSDRAQPSSGQAQPSSERAQPSSGQQASSDRAQSSCYQAQPSAGQACQTHLRAQGLGLPHDPHCADVTGVVPDASHPVRGAIPGSVPATGSCGDDAEWLANLARREKVRTIVVSLAERRGSFPVDAVMRCRLRGVRVLDASTFYEMVTRKLNVEHITPGWLIFAPGFGGSRLCDAGRRAADIALALVASLLVAPFIPFVALAVRLDSPGPVLFRQVRVGRGGRPFTLYKFRTMRQDAEKDTGPVWARANDSRVTRFGAFMRRCRIDELPQLFNVLRGDMGFIGPRPERPEFVAELSREVPFYEQRHAVRPGLTGWAQVRFPYGASKADALEKLRYDLYYIKNRAFMLDMEIIARTFSVVLSGSGAR
- a CDS encoding XrtA system polysaccharide chain length determinant encodes the protein MRPGGREPQQAPGRESGSLDVRRYLVLLRESIVTFCAIAVGVTLLGVAVSYVLPKRYEAHSSVSVEQNVVNELVKGIAITPSLEAKLRILKVSILSRKMLLAVIRDLDMDLGRQGEQLEILIENTRKNVEISYEEKKGLFYIRYRDASPERARDFVNALTRRYIEESTASKREESYEATRFLSDQIEVFQKRIEAAQKAIDAFKSEKGMILSMNESILREEIKETEHRLEETRIRKNERLAQLGILEKGTGGGRLAEKEAAYKALLGTYTAQHPDVVRAKAELDALRASGGGGGGRKGGVDYQRIKVELESLNEIERIQQELIEKDKRLLQELPAVQTELQALQQARKNETLIYEQLVTRYGQSEVSKQMELQDKAVSLRIIDPAILPIRPSTPNRPLIMLAGLLLGGAIGAGWVILSDQLFRKLRSVEDLTAMGVVVLGALPRIASPDDARIGRHRQVALAMSVTVALFVVGLAAAEYSGFEAFDGVFARVRNIVSNWL
- a CDS encoding XrtA-associated tyrosine autokinase gives rise to the protein MSRIEEALARAAREREAADTLPGAPGAQGKGGAGAAPEQPVAMPRGVEAAVARADDAHGGPALQVSPPVTPAVTPAVTMGATPSVASGPLHRDTAPGVVPGTASGIARGNNGYRAVGAEGRAAYADSKPRQVTLDQKLIAASGFDDPMSEEYRKIKGRLVSLARQKGMNLFMVTSSVMGEGKTLVSANLAISLAQEYDNTVLYIDADLRAPCAHGLFGVEASPGLSDCLMDGIPLHEALVPTGVGRLSFLPAGRQLPNPGELFASSLMRDMLHEMKRRYADRYVIIDTAPALPFAETRVLGRMVDGVLLVARENIATLNGISKTLEALEGSNLMGVIYNDASHPAWPSFPGYGDRYGTNRYAYGAHRTGQGQ
- a CDS encoding polysaccharide export protein; this translates as MKRFAVIMSLVMVLMGASVGYCFDYIINHGDGISVNVWGEKELSVKVTVRPDGRITLPGIGDMDAAGQTAEQLQAKITTRYAELVRNPVVTVSVDMSQNNSVIVHGPGVKPGMVPMAGRTTLLQLLTRIAPEATADLDGATLTREGTVLRTGFRDLYERGAIADDVELKPGDRVFIPFRAKWSVYVVGAVNEPMTLTYHEGMTLMEALLAAKGFTRFADRNKTEVVRERDGRQEVVVVRAGDLIDKGDLTQNVPLQAGDYVIAKKGLF